A DNA window from Pseudoalteromonas spongiae UST010723-006 contains the following coding sequences:
- a CDS encoding 3'-5' exonuclease has product MGILESIKRFFVLPEKDNDILKSNCFKVDYLVIDLELTGLNAKQDEIVSIAWVPISHQRIQIGQCQHFINNQVSNLNQSPVFHGIDNTTIAAGVPLNEALKALNELLDDKILIFHNQQLDWGFLRIAFNKAGLLHKPLAILDTMNIEHKRLARQGHVIAQDSLTLSNCRERYRLPEYNCHNALTDAMATAELFLAQANQISRGKPLLVKHLM; this is encoded by the coding sequence ATGGGAATACTTGAATCAATTAAGCGCTTTTTTGTGTTACCCGAAAAAGATAATGACATCCTAAAAAGTAACTGTTTTAAGGTGGACTATTTAGTTATTGATTTAGAGTTAACCGGGCTTAATGCAAAACAAGATGAAATTGTCTCGATTGCATGGGTGCCAATTAGTCATCAACGCATTCAAATTGGTCAATGTCAGCACTTTATTAATAATCAGGTGAGTAATTTAAATCAAAGCCCAGTGTTTCACGGCATTGATAACACAACGATTGCGGCAGGTGTACCGTTAAATGAGGCGCTTAAAGCGTTAAATGAACTACTCGACGATAAAATATTAATATTTCATAACCAACAGCTCGATTGGGGATTTTTACGTATTGCGTTTAATAAAGCGGGTTTATTGCACAAGCCTTTAGCAATACTCGATACTATGAATATCGAACATAAACGCCTTGCTCGCCAAGGGCATGTAATTGCGCAAGATAGCTTAACCCTAAGCAATTGTCGCGAGCGCTATCGGTTACCTGAATACAATTGTCATAATGCACTTACCGACGCCATGGCCACCGCTGAGTTGTTTTTAGCGCAAGCAAATCAAATTAGCCGTGGTAAACCGCTATTAGTTAAACACTTAATGTAA
- a CDS encoding putative nucleotidyltransferase substrate binding domain-containing protein, which yields MALELNEVARFVKAQAPFSDLESSATEYFIKSLEAVYLTPENQNQWLNSNAPCLFLIRSGLYDILDSSGEVVARLSEGDYFGYPSLLTGEPISNRLEVQNEGIVYLLSQTHWDYLREHYKAFAQHFVRAHANRLLSVNYKKRSDDWSSKRISEIMKQGAVTAGPETKISDAAKTMSQFGVSSLMITENNKLVGVITDRDLRNRVLAEGRSPNDVVATIMTTKPKHVFEHNRVFSAFHLMLKQNIHHLPVLDESHQPLGMITATDLLRQQKSDPVQLIGRIYKAESVADIKRYALEVPELLRGFSDRVEDTSLIGKLLSGITDAMTTRLIQLFQTQNDTAPTPFSWICFGSQAREEQTLHSDQDNGLLLPDNLSQTELDYFKALGEFVCDNLIACGIKECPGGIMASRDACRMGLSAWLNQFGSWIKSPSPQAILNCKIFFDIRFVDGSESLFEEFSKGILATTKNQIFFASMATDINTNSVPIGLFNQFKLEKDKQKHTYIDLKKRGVAIINDIVRLYALHHNVTAANTLERLSALSKQQQVSKTDIYDLKDCWRYLTQLRLNVQLQQKGLPANCIDPEDLTSLERHQLKEAFYLIKQAQQAAAFKFARGSL from the coding sequence ATGGCATTAGAGCTTAATGAAGTAGCACGTTTTGTTAAAGCGCAAGCACCGTTTAGTGACCTAGAATCCAGTGCCACTGAGTACTTTATTAAAAGCCTTGAAGCGGTTTATTTAACACCAGAAAACCAAAACCAATGGCTAAACTCAAATGCACCCTGCTTATTTTTAATTCGCTCTGGCTTGTACGATATTTTAGATAGCAGTGGTGAAGTGGTTGCGCGTTTATCTGAAGGCGATTATTTTGGCTACCCATCGCTATTAACAGGCGAGCCAATTAGCAATCGATTAGAAGTGCAAAACGAAGGCATTGTATATCTGCTTAGTCAAACTCACTGGGATTATCTGCGCGAACACTATAAAGCATTTGCACAGCATTTTGTGCGTGCTCATGCTAATCGCCTGCTCAGTGTGAATTATAAAAAGCGCAGCGATGATTGGTCGAGCAAACGCATAAGTGAAATTATGAAGCAAGGTGCCGTTACAGCAGGCCCTGAAACTAAAATTAGCGATGCCGCCAAAACCATGAGTCAATTTGGTGTTTCATCGCTTATGATCACTGAAAATAACAAGCTGGTGGGAGTAATTACCGACCGCGATTTACGTAACCGCGTGCTCGCAGAAGGGCGTAGCCCGAACGATGTGGTTGCAACCATTATGACCACAAAGCCAAAGCATGTATTTGAGCACAACCGTGTATTTTCTGCATTTCATTTAATGCTAAAGCAAAATATTCATCATTTACCTGTGCTTGATGAATCACATCAACCCTTGGGTATGATCACCGCAACCGATTTATTGCGCCAGCAAAAATCTGACCCAGTACAACTTATTGGCCGTATTTATAAAGCTGAAAGTGTCGCAGATATTAAGCGCTATGCATTGGAAGTGCCCGAGTTATTGCGAGGGTTTTCAGACAGAGTAGAAGATACAAGCTTAATTGGTAAATTACTTAGCGGTATCACCGATGCCATGACGACGCGTTTAATTCAATTATTTCAAACGCAAAATGACACAGCGCCAACGCCGTTTAGTTGGATCTGCTTTGGTTCACAAGCACGTGAAGAGCAAACATTACATTCAGATCAAGATAACGGTTTATTGCTGCCAGACAACCTGTCGCAAACGGAGCTAGATTACTTTAAAGCGTTAGGTGAGTTTGTTTGTGACAACCTAATTGCGTGCGGTATTAAAGAATGCCCAGGTGGTATTATGGCAAGTCGTGATGCTTGTCGTATGGGGCTTTCTGCATGGTTAAATCAATTTGGCTCATGGATTAAAAGCCCATCGCCGCAGGCTATTTTAAACTGCAAAATCTTTTTTGATATTCGTTTTGTTGATGGCTCTGAAAGTTTGTTCGAAGAATTTAGTAAAGGCATATTAGCAACTACTAAAAATCAGATATTTTTTGCCTCAATGGCAACGGATATTAATACTAACTCGGTACCTATCGGTTTATTTAATCAGTTTAAATTAGAAAAAGATAAGCAAAAACATACGTATATTGATTTAAAAAAGCGTGGTGTGGCAATTATTAACGATATTGTTCGCCTTTATGCGCTGCATCATAATGTTACTGCTGCTAATACCTTAGAGCGCTTAAGTGCGTTGTCTAAACAACAGCAAGTGAGTAAAACGGATATTTATGATTTAAAAGATTGTTGGCGCTACCTTACGCAGCTGCGTTTAAACGTGCAGTTACAGCAAAAAGGGTTACCGGCTAATTGTATCGACCCAGAAGATTTAACCTCACTGGAACGCCACCAATTAAAAGAGGCGTTTTATTTAATTAAGCAAGCACAGCAAGCGGCCGCCTTTAAGTTTGCTAGAGGCAGTTTATGA
- a CDS encoding sodium:solute symporter family protein: MDVQTLTFIIVGASFAMYIAIAIWARAGSTKEFYVAGGGVPPVANGMATAADWMSAASFISMAGIISFVGYDGGVYLMGWTGGYVLLALCLAPYLRKFGKFTVPDFIGDRYYSQTARTVAVICAIFICFTYIAGQMRGVGVVFSRFLEVDIETGVYIGMVIVFFYAVLGGMKGITYTQVAQYCVLVFAYLVPAIFISLMMTGHVLPQTGFGATLTDGSGMYVLDKLDGLSTELGFAQYTEGSKSMIDVFAITAALMVGTAGLPHVIVRFFTVPRVKDTRISAAWTLVFIAIVYTTAPAVASFARVNLIDTINGKDGSGTEYAEAPAWVKNWERTGLITFNDKNGDGKMQYSAGKIEDPSSANEVKIDRDIMVLANPEIADLPAWVIALVAAGGIAAALSTTAGLLLVISTSVSHDLLKRTFKPNISDKQELMAARLAAMVAIAVSAYFGINPPGFVASVVAFAFGLAAASFFPAIIMGIFSKRMNKEGAIAGMVCGIGFTAAYIIYFKFVSPELNSAEHWLFGISPEGIGMIGMLVNFAVAIAVQKVTTETPEEVQQMVEDIRNPKGSSAAHAH, translated from the coding sequence ATGGACGTTCAAACGCTAACTTTTATTATCGTAGGTGCAAGCTTTGCAATGTATATCGCCATTGCAATTTGGGCGCGTGCGGGATCAACGAAAGAATTCTATGTTGCCGGTGGTGGTGTACCGCCTGTGGCAAATGGTATGGCTACAGCAGCTGACTGGATGAGTGCGGCATCGTTTATCTCAATGGCGGGCATTATCTCGTTCGTAGGTTACGATGGTGGTGTTTACCTAATGGGTTGGACCGGTGGTTATGTTTTACTAGCTCTTTGTTTAGCACCCTATTTACGCAAGTTTGGTAAATTCACTGTGCCAGATTTCATTGGTGACCGTTATTACTCGCAAACAGCGCGTACGGTAGCGGTTATCTGTGCAATCTTTATCTGCTTTACTTATATTGCAGGCCAAATGCGTGGTGTAGGTGTTGTATTCTCTCGCTTTTTAGAAGTAGATATTGAAACTGGTGTTTACATTGGTATGGTAATCGTATTCTTCTACGCCGTATTAGGTGGTATGAAAGGTATCACTTATACGCAAGTAGCGCAGTACTGTGTATTAGTATTCGCTTACCTAGTGCCAGCTATCTTTATCTCATTGATGATGACAGGTCACGTACTACCGCAAACAGGTTTTGGTGCAACATTAACTGACGGGTCGGGAATGTATGTACTTGATAAACTAGACGGACTCAGTACCGAACTCGGATTTGCCCAATACACCGAAGGGTCTAAATCGATGATCGATGTATTCGCAATTACTGCTGCACTAATGGTAGGTACTGCGGGTCTTCCTCACGTAATCGTTCGCTTCTTCACTGTACCTCGCGTAAAAGACACACGTATTTCAGCGGCTTGGACATTAGTATTTATCGCAATTGTTTACACCACAGCTCCTGCGGTTGCATCGTTCGCTCGTGTTAACTTAATTGATACAATTAACGGTAAAGACGGTAGCGGTACAGAGTACGCAGAGGCACCTGCGTGGGTTAAAAACTGGGAGCGTACAGGCCTAATTACATTCAATGATAAGAATGGCGACGGCAAAATGCAGTACTCTGCAGGTAAAATTGAAGATCCTAGCAGTGCTAACGAAGTGAAGATTGACCGCGACATCATGGTACTAGCGAACCCAGAAATTGCTGACTTACCAGCATGGGTAATTGCGTTAGTAGCAGCGGGTGGTATTGCAGCGGCATTATCAACAACAGCAGGTCTGTTATTGGTTATTTCGACTTCGGTATCGCACGATTTACTTAAACGTACCTTTAAGCCAAACATTAGCGATAAACAAGAGTTAATGGCAGCACGTCTTGCTGCGATGGTGGCGATTGCGGTGTCAGCTTACTTTGGTATTAACCCGCCAGGGTTTGTGGCCTCGGTGGTGGCATTTGCCTTCGGCTTAGCGGCGGCGAGTTTCTTCCCAGCAATTATTATGGGGATTTTCTCTAAGCGTATGAATAAAGAAGGTGCGATTGCCGGTATGGTTTGTGGTATTGGTTTTACTGCGGCATACATTATCTACTTTAAGTTCGTAAGCCCTGAGCTTAACTCTGCTGAGCACTGGTTATTTGGTATTTCACCTGAGGGTATCGGTATGATTGGTATGCTAGTTAACTTCGCAGTTGCAATTGCTGTTCAGAAAGTCACCACTGAAACACCAGAAGAAGTACAGCAAATGGTTGAAGATATTCGTAACCCGAAAGGGTCAAGTGCAGCGCATGCTCACTAA
- a CDS encoding DUF4212 domain-containing protein, which translates to MAFKDNDQAKAYWSENLSLVIKLLAVWFVVSFGCGILFVDALNEIRFFGFKLGFWFSQQGAIYTFVALIFVYVYKMAALDKKYGVDE; encoded by the coding sequence ATGGCTTTTAAAGATAATGATCAAGCCAAAGCATATTGGAGTGAAAACCTTTCGCTAGTAATAAAACTACTAGCCGTTTGGTTTGTAGTTTCGTTTGGCTGCGGCATTTTATTTGTCGATGCGCTTAACGAAATCCGTTTCTTTGGTTTTAAATTAGGTTTCTGGTTCTCTCAGCAGGGCGCCATTTACACCTTTGTTGCCCTGATTTTTGTTTACGTATACAAGATGGCTGCGTTAGACAAAAAGTACGGCGTTGACGAGTAA
- a CDS encoding PAS domain-containing hybrid sensor histidine kinase/response regulator has translation MTIALIFVALAYVGILFWLANWGDKTTPLAKKISHHPFVYSFALGIYCTSWTFYGAVGTAANSGWSYLPILLGPALLFILGHGFLRKMILVSKKQNITTIADFISARYGKRQLTAILVTFIALLATIPYIALQLKALSTSFVLLQSDSEISGSMMALMGTLIMAIFAIYFGTRKVDVTEYRSGLMLAVAFESAVKLLALGAVAGLSYYVFTHYQDGMWDYFVTQIAFGQWQKEDFFSFNFVAQSLMAAAAVICLPRQFHVTVVDNQDISHLKTARWAFPLYLLLTAGIIIPIATAAMHPQIGGNVAADSFVLALPLAQQSTLLSTFVFIGGLSAAIAMIVVATLTLSTMISNDVVLPLMLRRKFKRNLITTSYKRRILLTRRFTIAVILGLSYLYQQLFGNQAALASMGLVAFSLVTQLIPAVVGGLYWRKGHAYGVYAGLLAGFVCWLLFLMLPLFEGAVTTNTAMQQSVITQGTFIALIANVVCYIAFSLGANERLVDRIQAAAFVKPKEQLRLAKHHSKQINATVYDLKVLLQTFLGIQRSKQLIVRYTMRHDFADDNDTPTTDFVDFCERALTGVLGASSARVLIGAVISGKQMAFEEVVNFFDETTQAIQFNQNLLFTSLENLSHGISVVDRNLKLVAWNKRYTELFEYPEGFLEVGQPIEEVIRHNVSKGECGPGEIDAQVQKRVQHLRNGSSHHFIRRRRNGQVIEMIGNPLPDGGFVTCFSDITTHIETQNALEEVNIDLENRIEARTLEIRSINEDLEAQIEKRIETEKQLNQAKLEAEKANDSKTRFLALASHDILQPLNAARLYLAAVDQTELSNSNLSTMEKLGDSLDSTVHLMSGLLEIAKLEQGAMTPTPRHFPINDILAPLSNEYVILSKEKGLDFKVRSNDAVVHADTTYLRRIIQNLVSNAVKYTESGKVLVACRKRKHSLRIEVWDTGPGISEVEQAKVFNDFYRVQSNDNKGLGLGLGVVKRMADLMSLTLELKSTPNKGSCFALEVPYGDSKLVQEKSTNKVKLDNKQTLNVLIVDDEQENLDAMGTLMSKWGCRYSAFNKVDDVLNYAQTQAKPDLILMDYQLSHEMDGVSLIAQLREQWQESIPAVLITAVRDDELKRSTKEQNIHYLSKPVKPAKLKALIKHTSR, from the coding sequence ATGACAATTGCGCTAATTTTCGTCGCTTTGGCCTATGTTGGCATTCTATTTTGGCTTGCTAATTGGGGGGATAAAACCACACCGCTCGCCAAGAAAATTAGTCACCACCCCTTTGTTTACTCATTTGCTTTAGGTATTTACTGCACCTCTTGGACCTTTTATGGTGCTGTAGGCACAGCCGCTAATTCAGGTTGGAGTTACCTCCCCATTCTATTGGGCCCTGCACTGCTGTTTATTTTAGGTCACGGCTTTTTGCGCAAGATGATATTGGTTAGTAAAAAACAAAATATCACGACCATTGCTGATTTTATTTCTGCGCGCTACGGAAAACGTCAGCTCACAGCAATTTTAGTGACCTTTATTGCACTGCTTGCAACGATTCCTTACATCGCACTGCAGCTAAAAGCACTTAGCACCAGCTTTGTATTGCTGCAAAGCGACAGCGAAATATCTGGCAGTATGATGGCTTTAATGGGCACCTTGATTATGGCAATTTTCGCCATTTACTTTGGAACACGCAAAGTGGATGTAACCGAATATCGCTCAGGTTTAATGTTGGCAGTAGCCTTTGAATCAGCTGTTAAACTGCTTGCGCTCGGTGCGGTTGCGGGATTATCGTATTATGTTTTTACGCATTACCAAGATGGCATGTGGGATTACTTTGTTACCCAAATCGCCTTTGGCCAATGGCAAAAAGAAGACTTTTTTAGCTTCAACTTTGTCGCGCAATCATTAATGGCAGCCGCTGCGGTTATTTGTTTACCGCGCCAATTCCATGTAACCGTTGTCGATAACCAAGATATTAGCCATTTAAAAACCGCACGCTGGGCATTTCCACTATATTTATTACTTACAGCGGGCATTATTATTCCAATTGCAACCGCAGCAATGCACCCTCAAATTGGTGGTAATGTTGCAGCCGACAGCTTTGTACTGGCACTACCCCTTGCTCAACAAAGTACCTTATTATCAACGTTTGTATTTATCGGTGGTCTGTCAGCGGCCATCGCCATGATTGTAGTTGCTACGCTTACACTGAGCACCATGATCTCAAACGATGTTGTTTTGCCGTTAATGCTACGTCGTAAATTTAAACGTAATCTGATCACCACCAGCTATAAACGCCGAATTTTATTAACGCGACGTTTTACCATTGCGGTTATTTTAGGGCTTTCTTACCTTTATCAACAATTGTTCGGCAACCAAGCTGCTTTGGCGAGTATGGGCCTAGTGGCATTTTCGTTGGTGACTCAATTAATCCCTGCGGTTGTCGGTGGTCTTTATTGGCGTAAAGGCCACGCCTACGGGGTTTACGCTGGCTTGCTAGCGGGGTTTGTCTGTTGGTTGCTGTTTTTAATGCTACCGCTATTTGAGGGTGCGGTAACCACTAACACCGCTATGCAACAAAGTGTTATTACCCAAGGTACGTTTATCGCGCTGATTGCCAATGTTGTGTGTTATATCGCGTTTTCATTGGGTGCCAATGAACGTTTAGTCGATAGAATACAGGCAGCTGCGTTTGTGAAGCCAAAAGAGCAGCTAAGGCTTGCTAAACATCACAGCAAACAAATTAACGCCACGGTGTACGACCTTAAAGTACTGTTACAAACCTTTTTAGGTATTCAGCGTTCTAAGCAATTAATTGTGCGTTACACCATGCGACACGATTTTGCTGACGATAACGATACACCGACAACTGACTTTGTCGATTTTTGTGAAAGAGCCCTTACCGGTGTGCTCGGCGCATCGTCTGCACGAGTATTAATTGGCGCGGTAATTTCTGGCAAGCAAATGGCGTTTGAAGAAGTCGTTAACTTCTTCGATGAAACCACACAAGCCATTCAATTTAATCAGAATTTATTGTTTACCTCGCTGGAAAATCTAAGCCATGGTATTTCAGTTGTAGACAGAAACCTAAAGTTGGTAGCGTGGAACAAGCGTTACACGGAACTGTTTGAATACCCAGAGGGCTTTTTAGAAGTAGGCCAACCCATTGAAGAAGTGATCCGCCACAATGTGAGTAAAGGTGAATGTGGACCGGGCGAAATTGACGCACAAGTACAAAAACGTGTGCAACATTTACGCAACGGCAGCTCACACCACTTTATTCGCCGCAGACGCAACGGCCAAGTAATTGAAATGATAGGTAACCCACTGCCTGATGGTGGTTTTGTTACCTGTTTCTCAGATATTACCACACACATTGAAACGCAAAATGCGCTTGAAGAAGTGAATATTGATTTAGAGAATCGCATTGAGGCACGTACGCTAGAAATCCGTTCAATCAATGAAGATTTAGAAGCGCAAATTGAAAAGCGAATCGAAACCGAAAAACAACTTAACCAAGCCAAGCTAGAGGCCGAAAAAGCTAATGACAGTAAAACCCGTTTTTTAGCGCTCGCGTCGCACGATATTTTACAGCCACTTAATGCGGCAAGGCTTTATCTTGCAGCTGTTGACCAAACGGAACTCTCTAACAGCAACCTAAGTACCATGGAAAAACTTGGTGATAGCCTTGATTCAACTGTGCATTTAATGTCGGGGTTATTAGAAATTGCTAAGTTAGAACAAGGTGCGATGACGCCGACACCTCGTCACTTCCCGATTAATGATATTTTAGCGCCGCTAAGTAATGAATACGTTATTCTCAGCAAGGAAAAAGGGCTCGATTTTAAAGTGCGCAGCAATGATGCTGTAGTGCATGCCGACACCACTTATCTGCGCCGAATTATTCAGAATCTAGTATCAAATGCCGTGAAATATACCGAAAGCGGTAAAGTGCTAGTGGCTTGTCGAAAGCGAAAACACAGCCTACGTATTGAAGTATGGGATACAGGCCCAGGTATCAGCGAAGTAGAACAAGCAAAAGTCTTTAACGACTTCTACCGCGTACAAAGTAACGACAATAAAGGGTTAGGGCTTGGTTTAGGCGTGGTAAAACGTATGGCCGATTTAATGTCGTTAACGCTAGAGCTTAAATCAACACCAAACAAAGGCAGTTGCTTTGCGCTGGAAGTGCCTTATGGCGACAGCAAACTAGTGCAAGAAAAATCAACTAACAAAGTTAAACTTGATAATAAGCAAACGCTTAACGTATTAATCGTTGATGATGAGCAAGAAAACTTAGATGCGATGGGCACGTTAATGAGCAAATGGGGTTGCCGTTATTCTGCGTTTAATAAAGTAGACGATGTATTAAATTATGCGCAAACCCAAGCTAAGCCAGATTTAATTTTAATGGACTACCAACTCAGTCATGAAATGGATGGCGTTAGTTTAATTGCGCAATTACGCGAGCAGTGGCAAGAAAGTATTCCTGCGGTATTAATCACTGCGGTAAGAGATGATGAACTAAAACGCAGCACTAAAGAGCAAAACATTCACTACTTGAGTAAGCCTGTAAAACCAGCAAAACTCAAAGCATTAATAAAGCACACAAGCCGTTAA
- a CDS encoding outer membrane beta-barrel protein has protein sequence MAVSNFTRALLALSLISSSSVFANGSEQAELKKHTFGGKVATGSVELYDLPDEDYTNVYSYYNYKFDQNFSLEVGLNFGMDASDWECDDFDDGFTCRDRNDSMFNIGADELEVTNFVIAGKATLPLSQRNSLYAKVGANFYDYEISRDDRTFIDDSGTGVYLEGGWQYVWDFGLGMDAGVQYFDMGDLDSVSFAVGVSYQF, from the coding sequence ATGGCAGTTTCTAATTTTACACGTGCGTTGCTGGCACTTTCGCTTATCTCATCGTCATCGGTGTTTGCTAATGGTTCTGAACAAGCGGAACTTAAAAAACATACGTTCGGTGGAAAAGTCGCAACTGGTAGCGTTGAGTTATATGATTTACCTGATGAAGATTATACAAATGTGTACTCTTACTATAACTATAAATTTGATCAAAACTTTTCACTCGAAGTTGGTTTAAATTTTGGTATGGATGCCAGTGATTGGGAATGCGACGATTTTGATGATGGCTTTACCTGTCGCGACCGCAATGATTCAATGTTTAACATTGGCGCCGATGAATTAGAGGTCACTAACTTTGTCATTGCAGGTAAAGCAACATTACCTTTGTCTCAGCGCAATAGTCTTTACGCTAAAGTTGGTGCTAACTTCTATGACTATGAAATTTCACGAGATGATCGTACGTTTATTGATGATTCGGGCACAGGTGTTTACCTTGAAGGTGGTTGGCAGTACGTGTGGGACTTTGGTTTAGGAATGGATGCAGGCGTACAGTATTTTGATATGGGTGATTTAGATTCTGTATCGTTTGCTGTAGGTGTTAGTTATCAGTTTTAA
- the purU gene encoding formyltetrahydrofolate deformylase, translating into MKKVLLAQCPDKPGLIAKITNLCFEHKLNIIRNDEFVDRENHRFFMRTALQGDFADNHLVEQLIHLLPDGSNVSLKGEEKAKVVLLATKEAHCLGGVLLKCFENAMNVEVQAVIANYPDLEPLVKGFDIPFYCISHDGLTREQHDAKVAEKINEFNPDLIGLAKYMRILSPEFVAKFSGKIINIHHSFLPAFIGAKPYHQAFQRGVKMIGATAHFVTDELDEGPIIEQDICHVNHAQNAEKLAALGRDVEKNVFCRALQWAAEQRIFINGNKTVVFK; encoded by the coding sequence ATGAAAAAAGTACTGCTTGCACAATGCCCCGATAAACCAGGACTCATCGCTAAAATAACCAATCTCTGTTTTGAGCATAAGCTTAATATTATTCGCAACGACGAATTTGTTGACCGAGAAAATCATCGCTTTTTTATGCGCACTGCACTGCAAGGTGACTTTGCCGATAATCACCTTGTTGAACAGCTCATTCATTTATTACCTGACGGTTCAAACGTCAGTTTAAAAGGCGAAGAAAAAGCCAAAGTAGTGTTACTCGCCACCAAAGAAGCCCATTGCCTTGGCGGTGTGTTATTAAAATGCTTTGAAAACGCCATGAATGTGGAGGTTCAAGCGGTAATCGCCAATTACCCAGACCTTGAGCCGCTAGTAAAAGGCTTTGATATACCATTTTATTGCATTAGTCATGACGGCCTAACGCGCGAACAACACGACGCTAAAGTGGCTGAAAAAATTAACGAGTTTAACCCTGATTTAATTGGTCTTGCCAAGTATATGCGTATTTTAAGCCCTGAATTTGTGGCCAAGTTCAGCGGTAAAATAATTAATATTCATCACTCATTTTTACCCGCGTTTATTGGTGCAAAACCCTATCACCAAGCATTCCAGCGAGGCGTAAAAATGATAGGCGCCACCGCGCACTTTGTTACCGATGAACTCGACGAGGGCCCAATCATCGAACAAGATATTTGCCATGTAAACCACGCGCAAAATGCCGAAAAGCTAGCCGCACTAGGCCGCGATGTAGAAAAAAACGTATTCTGCCGCGCTCTACAGTGGGCAGCAGAGCAACGGATATTTATTAATGGTAATAAAACGGTGGTGTTTAAGTAA
- a CDS encoding Gfo/Idh/MocA family oxidoreductase: protein MKNMDRRGFLKAATVTAAAGLTAACTTSNNQFTPAKQQGKSVIGLIAPKMDVVRVGFIGVGQRGYGHVKRMSHIEGAEIVAICDNHQEVLERSAKFLTDNGHKQPALYGNGEYAYREMLGRQDIDIVIISTPWKWHAPMAIESMESGKHAFVEVPLATTVEEMWDIVNTAERTQKNCMMMENVNYGRDELMVLNMVRQGLFGELLHGEAAYIHELRWQMKELETKTGSWRTGWHAKRNGNLYPTHGLGPVSQYMNINRGDRFDYLTSMSSPALGRALYAQKEFSADHQRNQLNYINGDISTTLIKTVQGRTIMVQHDTTTPRPYSRHNLIQGTNGVFAGFPNRIALEEGGSGNFHEWDYDMQSWYNKYDHPLWVKMGKEAERNGGHGGMDFLMFWRMIYCLRNGEPLDQDVYDGAAWSVISPLSAESLNNRAKSVDIPDFTRGAWQSAKPLGIVTV from the coding sequence ATGAAAAATATGGATCGTCGTGGTTTTTTAAAAGCCGCAACTGTCACTGCAGCTGCGGGTTTAACCGCTGCTTGTACAACGTCAAATAATCAATTTACACCAGCAAAACAGCAGGGCAAAAGTGTAATTGGCTTAATTGCGCCCAAAATGGATGTGGTACGTGTTGGTTTTATTGGTGTGGGTCAACGCGGTTATGGCCATGTTAAACGCATGAGCCATATTGAAGGCGCTGAAATTGTTGCGATTTGTGATAACCACCAAGAAGTGCTTGAGCGCTCTGCGAAGTTTCTAACAGACAACGGTCATAAGCAGCCGGCACTTTACGGTAATGGCGAATATGCCTACCGTGAAATGCTAGGACGCCAAGATATTGATATTGTAATTATTTCAACGCCATGGAAATGGCATGCGCCAATGGCAATCGAGTCGATGGAAAGCGGTAAACATGCCTTTGTTGAAGTGCCGCTGGCCACCACAGTAGAAGAAATGTGGGACATTGTTAATACAGCTGAGCGTACGCAAAAGAACTGTATGATGATGGAAAACGTGAACTACGGCCGCGATGAGTTAATGGTGCTGAACATGGTTCGCCAAGGGCTCTTTGGTGAGTTACTGCACGGTGAAGCGGCTTATATTCATGAGCTTCGTTGGCAGATGAAAGAGCTTGAAACTAAAACAGGTTCATGGCGAACGGGCTGGCATGCAAAGCGTAACGGCAACCTCTATCCAACTCATGGTTTAGGGCCTGTGTCACAATATATGAATATTAACCGTGGCGACCGTTTTGACTATCTTACTTCAATGAGCTCACCAGCACTTGGCCGCGCACTGTATGCGCAAAAAGAGTTCTCAGCCGATCATCAGCGTAACCAGTTAAACTACATTAATGGCGATATCAGCACTACGCTGATTAAAACGGTTCAAGGCCGCACTATTATGGTACAGCACGATACCACAACGCCGCGCCCGTATTCTCGTCATAATCTAATTCAAGGCACTAACGGCGTATTTGCGGGCTTCCCTAATCGTATCGCGTTAGAAGAGGGCGGCAGTGGTAATTTCCATGAGTGGGATTACGATATGCAGTCTTGGTATAACAAATATGACCATCCACTGTGGGTAAAAATGGGTAAAGAAGCCGAGCGAAATGGCGGCCATGGCGGCATGGATTTCTTAATGTTCTGGCGCATGATTTACTGCCTACGAAATGGCGAACCACTCGATCAAGATGTCTACGATGGCGCAGCATGGTCGGTGATTAGCCCGCTGAGTGCTGAATCACTGAATAATCGCGCAAAGTCGGTAGATATTCCTGATTTTACTCGTGGTGCATGGCAAAGTGCAAAGCCGCTAGGGATAGTGACGGTTTAA